The nucleotide window AATCGAAAGCCTGGAAttggctcatcatcaattgGATTGAGTTTGATagatcatcaagatcagcaCAGATGTTGAGGCGGGGGTACTGACCTCACAGCACAGCAAACGTCAATAGCGCCAACGCCACGCTGACAAGCTGAGACAGAGAAACCTACCGCCCACCCACTCGCAGCCAATTGATATCGCAGTCGAGTTTCACGTCTCGCAAAGCGCCGCCTAACAAATCGATCTCCTGCCAGTGTCATTTTGTTGAAATATTGCGGTTTTTCGTGGATAGGTTTGATAGGGTAGCATAGCGGCGCTAAATCTTGAAAGGGCTTGCGATCAGCAAAAGATTCCAGCTGAAGCTGAGACATACATCAGCTAGCTTATATAGTCGTAGCTTTCCTGTTGATCTGACAATTCAAGTGCAATTGATCCTCGTCTCTTCTCTGACAGAAAGAAGTCTAGTTAATCACCTTGGCTGCAGAATAGTCATCTTGACCTACGTCAGCGAAAGACACGGGACAGACACAATTTGCCTATAAATTCGCTCTCCAGACTTCGTCTTCCAACTTTTCTCCCTCATTTCTCACCACTATACATCCCCCCTTCTAAGAAATTCAGTACAGAACATCATCACTCGTATCACAATGGCAGACCCAGCCCAGCAAGCTCGCATCCAGAACGCCAAAGAACAACTCAAGGCTGCGTATAACTACGCAGTCAGCGCCAAAGAAAGTGCCGAGTCCGATTTCAAGCAAGCGCAAGATGCTGGTATCGCTGATGGCCAGGACTTCAAGAACTGGGCTGTTCAAAATGTAAGTCTCcataagccttcttcttaGGGGACATGTCACTGACCAGAAAACAGGCGCCTGCCTACCTCGTAGCTCTACAACAGTACCAAGCCGCAAAGGCTGGATACGACGCAGCACTTCAAAACGGCGACAACGAAGCTTTCATTGCTTGGGATAAGAAGTACAAAGAGGCATTTTTGGCGAATCCTGCAAAGCCCGATTACGATGCTCTTGTTGAGCCTTGATCCATAGGATAGATACAGCAATGTCATGGTGCTATTCCGGATAGCAAGTAACCCGCGTGAAATCGCTGTTTGAATGCCTGTATACTACGTATACATGAATATTGTCAAGAAACACTCTAATAGTTAAATTTCTATCAATATTAAGGAAGTTTTGTAGGCAGAAGCTTATGTTGTGAAGAAAGATATCCTATCTAATTCATTTGTGTTCGCAGTCTAAAGGTTCACCCTACTGGCAATTAATCAGCTAACTGCCCGTCCCATCCCCGCTATGTTAAACGCTGTGTGGGTTTCGGCTAGTTGGAAGTTGGTGACTTGTCTTTAAGATTACACCTAACGTCAGCCTAGATTTGCTATCTCAATGTCAGCCGTCATGGCCGATATTATACTTCTGCATTATACCAGAGATTTCACCAAGTCATTTCGACTACTATCAATTCATCATCCTTCAGCCACGATAAATCTCAGATACTGAACTCCTCAGAATATCATCTATCTCCAGATTCATCTTTTCTGCGAGATCCAACCAGCGCTTCTCATCTCCAGGGTGCCACGTAGAAAGACCCCtctgctggagaagctgcAGAAAGACCTCACGCGGAGTTTTTGAATAGTCGACTTTCAAGCTCCCTGTCGCTGTCCTATAATCCTCCGATATATCCAGAAGAGCGTAGATGATGTCCTGTTCTCTGGTGCACTGGAAGTCACCACGGAGGCAGACCCATATCCACCGGCGcaaattattaaaagtagTGGAGCGGAACAACCGAGCCATTCGATGGTGGTTCGCGGGGTTATGCTTGAATTCGTCGCTGTACGGGCTGGTCGAACCGTTCAGAGCTGCCAACGATTCCTCAAACACTTCGTCGGGAAGAGACCTGTTGCCGCACCATACGACGTAGCTCTTCGCAAGATAAAGCTCTTGTATGATCCAGACTCGGCGCCAGTATCTTCTGTGACAAAGCGAAAACAGGGCTTTTAACTCGCGTGAGTTTTTGCTAAACGATGGGAGATTGGCCTCGAGCGAGTTGGCGTCTGACATCAAATCCATAGCAAGATCGCTATCGTCTTTGGCTGGGCCGAGCCATGAGATGACACTGACTGCTTTAGTAAACGTCTCGCCCATCATAGCAACTTGCTGGCTTTTGTCCCAAACATCCGACTGGTTAATACAAACAGCATCAACCCATAGCTGCAGGTTTTCAGTTGGCTGTCTTATGGTCTTCAGGGCATCGAAGAGGTTTGTGCGAATTTGAACCTTGCAATCGTTGACTGTAATGAAGGGATCGTTCTTGCTTTCATCACCCCATTCATATGACAGAGCATGGTATTCTGCATCATCGCGTGCCACAGGCCGGAGGGTGCATACAATCGGATCATCACCTATTCC belongs to Fusarium oxysporum Fo47 chromosome V, complete sequence and includes:
- a CDS encoding heterokaryon incompatibility protein-domain-containing protein, with amino-acid sequence MAEKSLNINYSSLAPTTEIRILILKQGIGDDPIVCTLRPVARDDAEYHALSYEWGDESKNDPFITVNDCKVQIRTNLFDALKTIRQPTENLQLWVDAVCINQSDVWDKSQQVAMMGETFTKAVSVISWLGPAKDDSDLAMDLMSDANSLEANLPSFSKNSRELKALFSLCHRRYWRRVWIIQELYLAKSYVVWCGNRSLPDEVFEESLAALNGSTSPYSDEFKHNPANHHRMARLFRSTTFNNLRRWIWVCLRGDFQCTREQDIIYALLDISEDYRTATGSLKVDYSKTPREVFLQLLQQRGLSTWHPGDEKRWLDLAEKMNLEIDDILRSSVSEIYRG